The sequence TGCTGTTCAGCAGTCAGCATTCTCAGCGTTTTCGCAGGAGACGCCAGACAGTCAGCATTCCCCCTGGTATCGTCGCCTGCCTTACCTGGAACTAGCCCTGGTGGCCCTGCTGGCGGGGGTCGCCATCTTCTTTCGTGTCTATCGCCTGACCACCATGCCGCCGGGCATCTTCATTGACCAGACCAACGGCGCGCTCGACGCGCTGGCCATCCTGGAAGGACGCCAGGCTTCGCCCTTCGGCACCAGTTGGTATGAAATCCCCACCCTGTACGTCTACTTCATGCTCGGCATGTTCAAGCTGCTGGGCGCTAGTTGGCTGGCGCTGGTTCTCGCCTCGGTTGTTCCCGCGGTGCTGACCGTGCTGGCCGTCTACCCCCTGGCGCGCACCCTGTTTGGCGTGCCCACCGCCCTGGCCGCTATGGCGTTCATGGCCTTCAATCGTTGGCACATCAACATGAGCCGCTGGGGCTGGATCGAAGTGGCGACGCCGTTCTTCCAGGTGGTCAGCGTTTACTTCCTCGTGCGTGCCGCCAAGACACGGCGCCTGCTCGATTTTGCCCTGGCCGGGCTTTTCCTGGGCCTGGGCATGTACATGTACCTGGCTATTCGCATGGCCGTCGGCGCGGTGGCGCTCTATGTGCTCTATCGCCTGCTCGTACAGCGCGGCTTCTGGCGCGCCTGGGTTGGGCTGGCGCTGATGGCCCTGCTCTATCTGATGACCTTTTCCCCCCTGGCCGACCATTACCTGCGCAATCCGTTCACCTTTCTCAACCGTTCGCAGCAGGTGACCATCGCCAACGACATCAAGCAGGCCGGCTCCTACCAGCCGCTGTGGGAAAACCTGCGCCGCCATGCCGAGATGTTCACCGTGCGCGGCGACTCCAACCCGCGCCACAACTTGCCGGGCGCGCCCATGGTGGACCCCGTGACCGGCGCGCTGCTGCTGATCGGCTTTGGCTACGGTCTTTGGCGTGTCCGCGATCACCGCTACGGCCTCTTGCTCATCTGGATTTCCATCACCCTGGCCGGCGGTGTGCTTTCATCGCTGGGCGAAGGCCCGCAGGCCTTTCGCACCCTCGGCGTGACGCCGGCCGTCGCCATCCTGGCCGGCGATGTGCTTGTGCGCGCCTGGGTTGCACTGCGCCGCGGCCTGGCGCCGCGGCCGACCGCTGCGCCGTCGTCTCCTGGCCCTGATGGCCTCCCCTTACCCTGGAACGCCTGGGCCGGCCTGAGCCTGGTGGCACCGCTGGCGCTGCTCGCTCTCGCCGCCTACGCCAATTACACTGTCTTCTTCAACCAGCAGGCCCACAATGAAGCCGTCTGGCAGGCCTTCTCCCCGATGGAGACCGCCGTGGCGCGCGAGGTGCAGAGCAAGCTGTCCACGCACAGTCTGTACCTGGCGCCGC comes from Candidatus Amarolinea dominans and encodes:
- a CDS encoding glycosyltransferase family 39 protein, which translates into the protein MSQLIALLAAAILAWQGLRSFATPPFAADGWLWMAGAAVLAAVAFARSEVFMREPQPRQTWHWAARAPLLAGLALLLLGIGVNVWANVTLHQKLYDIPATAAWVASLLLALVGAGLLQRRQASAPANAGAGAGVTPEALTHGAAVQQSAFSAFSQETPDSQHSPWYRRLPYLELALVALLAGVAIFFRVYRLTTMPPGIFIDQTNGALDALAILEGRQASPFGTSWYEIPTLYVYFMLGMFKLLGASWLALVLASVVPAVLTVLAVYPLARTLFGVPTALAAMAFMAFNRWHINMSRWGWIEVATPFFQVVSVYFLVRAAKTRRLLDFALAGLFLGLGMYMYLAIRMAVGAVALYVLYRLLVQRGFWRAWVGLALMALLYLMTFSPLADHYLRNPFTFLNRSQQVTIANDIKQAGSYQPLWENLRRHAEMFTVRGDSNPRHNLPGAPMVDPVTGALLLIGFGYGLWRVRDHRYGLLLIWISITLAGGVLSSLGEGPQAFRTLGVTPAVAILAGDVLVRAWVALRRGLAPRPTAAPSSPGPDGLPLPWNAWAGLSLVAPLALLALAAYANYTVFFNQQAHNEAVWQAFSPMETAVAREVQSKLSTHSLYLAPRLFYFSPLIFLTYQAPGDGGGGLREKPYRMAQPVDDLPLPDTSGQDALFLLDMHYQDLLELFTAYYPG